Sequence from the Mycobacterium florentinum genome:
CAGGCCATGCGGCGCCGTGTGGAGCAACTGGTGCCGTCCGAGGTTCGCAACCGCGAGCTCAAGCTCGGCAGCGGCGGACTGCGCGATGTGGAGTTCGCCGTGCAGCTGCTGCAGTTGGTGCACGGGCGCAGCGACGAGTCCCTGCACGTGGCGTCCACGGTCGATGCGCTGGCCGCCCTGGGCGAGGGCGGCTACGTCGGCCGCGAGGACGCCGCGAACTTGACTGCCTCGTATGAGTTTCTGCGATTGCTCGAGCACCGGCTGCAACTGCAGCGGCTCAAGCGCACCCATCTGTTGCCGGAGGCCGACGACGAGGAGGCGGTGCGCTGGCTGGCGCGCGCGGCCCACATCCGTCCGGACGGCCGCCACGATGCGGCCGGCGTGCTGCGCGAGGAGCTCAAGCACCAGAACGTGCGGGTGTCCCAGCTGCACGCCAAGCTCTTCTACCAGCCGCTGCTGGAGTCGATCGGGCCGCCCGGCTTGGAGATCTCGCACGGCATGACGCCCGAAGCCGCCGAGCGCCAGCTGGCCGCGCTGGGCTACGAGGGGCCGCAGACCGCGCTGAACCACATGTCGGCGTTGGTCAACCAGAGCGGCCGCCGCGGGCGGGTGCAGTCGGTGCTGTTGCCCAGGCTGCTGAACTGGATGTCGTACACGCCGGATCCCGACGCCGGGTTGCTCGCCTACCGCCGGCTGTCCGAGGCGCTGGCGTCGGAAACCTGGTACCTGGCCACGCTGCGCGACAAGCCCGCCGTAGCCAGGCGGCTGATGAACGTGCTGGGGACGTCCAGCTACGTGCCGGACCTATTGATGCGCGCGCCCAGGGTGATTCAGGACTACGGCGACACGCCGACCGGCCCCAAGCTGATCGAGACCGAGCCCGCCGCGGTGGCTCGCGCGCTGATCGCCTCGGCGGCCCGGCATCAAGATCCGGTGCGGGCCATCGCCGCCGCCCGCACGCTGCGCCGTCGCGAGCTGGCGCGCATCGGTTCGGCGGACCTGCTCGGCATGCTCGAGGTACGGGACGTGTGCCAGGCGCTCACGTCGGTGTGGGTGGCCGTGCTGCAGGCGGCACTGGACGCACTGACCCGGGCCAACCTCCCCGAAGACCGCAAGGCGCCCGCGGTGATCGCCGTCATCGGCATGGGCAGGCTGGGCGGAGCCGAGCTGGGCTACGGGTCCGACGCCGACGTGATGTTCGTCTGCGAACCCGCCAGTGGCGTCGAGGATTCGGCCGCCGTCAAGTGGGCGACGACGATCGCCGAGCAGGTGCGCACCCTGTTGGGAACGCCCAGCGTCGACCCGCCACTGGAGGTCGACGCGAACCTGCGACCGGAGGGCCGCAGCGGCGCGCTGGTCCGCACCCTGAGCTCCTACGCCGCCTACTACGAGCAGTGGGCACAGCCGTGGGAGATCCAGGCGTTGCTGCGCGCGCACGCGGTGGCCGGTGATGCCGAATTGGGTCAGCGGTTCCTGCTGATGGCCGACAAGACGCGCTACCCGGCCGACGGCGTGTCCGCCGAGGCGGTGCACGAGATCCGCCGGATCAAGGCCCGCGTCGAATCCGAACGACTGCCACGCGGCGCCGACCCCAAAACCCATACCAAGCTCGGTCGCGGGGGACTGGCCGACGTCGAGTGGACGGTGCAGTTGCTGCAACTGCAGCACGCGCACGAGATCCCGGCGCTGCACAACACGTCGACTCTGGAATCGCTCGACGTGATCGCCGAGCAGGGGCTGGTGCCCGCGGACGAGGTGGACCTGCTGCGCCAGGCCTGGTTGACCGCGACGCGCGCCCGCAACGCGCTGGTACTGGTTCGCGGCAAGCCGACCGATCAGCTGCCGGGGCCCGGACGTCAGCTCAATGCGGTTGCGGTCGCCGCGGGCTGGCACAACGACGACGGAAGTGAGTTCTTGGACAACTATCTGCGGGTAACCCGGCGTGCAAAAGCGGTGGTGCGCAAGGTGTTCGGGACTTGAGTCAGGGAGCCGGCGCGTTCGACGCGATGTTCGAGGTGCTCAGCGCCGCCGAGGCTGATCGGGTGACGGGTCTCTACGCTCCGCTGGCCGAGGCGGTTCGCGAACTCATCGACGCCACCATCCGCACCGAGGCCGACGACGATGCCGTCGCTCACGCGCGCACTCAGATCGAGGCCGTCACCCAGCTGCTGCGCCAACGGACCCGGCCGGTCGGAGTCACCTTCCGGGTCGGTGATCGTCCACTGCCGTTG
This genomic interval carries:
- a CDS encoding bifunctional [glutamine synthetase] adenylyltransferase/[glutamine synthetase]-adenylyl-L-tyrosine phosphorylase, which codes for MVVTRPTTERPKLPSVGRLGLVDPPASERLAQLGWTARDDKAHVDLLWALSRAPDPDAALRALVRLAENPDTGWDELNAALLSERALRGRLFSVLGSSLALGDHLVANPKSWKLLRGKVKLPTRDELHQAFVDCVNDALAEPNSVVPRLCTLYRDHLLVLAALDLAATVEDEPVLPFTEVGAQLSDMADAVLAASLRAAEVTVCGDRTPPRLAVIAMGKCGARELNYVSDVDIIFVAEQADTLSSRVATEMMRVASTACFQVDAGLRPEGRSGELVRTVESHVAYYKRWAKTWEFQALLKARAAVGDSELGKRYLDELMPMVWIACEREDFVVEVQAMRRRVEQLVPSEVRNRELKLGSGGLRDVEFAVQLLQLVHGRSDESLHVASTVDALAALGEGGYVGREDAANLTASYEFLRLLEHRLQLQRLKRTHLLPEADDEEAVRWLARAAHIRPDGRHDAAGVLREELKHQNVRVSQLHAKLFYQPLLESIGPPGLEISHGMTPEAAERQLAALGYEGPQTALNHMSALVNQSGRRGRVQSVLLPRLLNWMSYTPDPDAGLLAYRRLSEALASETWYLATLRDKPAVARRLMNVLGTSSYVPDLLMRAPRVIQDYGDTPTGPKLIETEPAAVARALIASAARHQDPVRAIAAARTLRRRELARIGSADLLGMLEVRDVCQALTSVWVAVLQAALDALTRANLPEDRKAPAVIAVIGMGRLGGAELGYGSDADVMFVCEPASGVEDSAAVKWATTIAEQVRTLLGTPSVDPPLEVDANLRPEGRSGALVRTLSSYAAYYEQWAQPWEIQALLRAHAVAGDAELGQRFLLMADKTRYPADGVSAEAVHEIRRIKARVESERLPRGADPKTHTKLGRGGLADVEWTVQLLQLQHAHEIPALHNTSTLESLDVIAEQGLVPADEVDLLRQAWLTATRARNALVLVRGKPTDQLPGPGRQLNAVAVAAGWHNDDGSEFLDNYLRVTRRAKAVVRKVFGT